The region TTCACTGCGAACTGTAATGCACGGGGGGTGCAGATGTTACAGTTCGATCATCATcgtcctcatcatcatcctcctccagaTTTGTGCAGGCAATCTTGACAGCAGAGGTACACCATGAAGAAGGCGTGTCCCTCTCTTGTTTTGATTCCTGCTCTGAAGAGAGAATGTTCCTCTGGCCCCGCCTCCATCTCTGATCCAGACCTAGAGCTCGGAGTTATTAATAGCAGCACAGACCTAAGAGGGAGTCCCGAGCAAATAAATAATCGACACACTGCTAAAATTATTAGTCATAAATGCTTTGCCACATATGGCTTTAAAAGTGATATACGTTATTTGAGCTtttatatagataaaaaaaaatcaagggtcTAAGTAGAACCTTagctaaatgtatttaattagagAACATTTTTTGATTAGAGAACTATTCATGTACTTTAAAGAACCCAGAAATGGTTCTTCACAGCTGTATCAACGGGGAACCTTGCTTTAAGTTATACTTAATCAGAACgagctttatttttaaaaaatatataaaaaatgtaatttttactttACTTCTAAAGAAGAACTTTATCCAGTCCTAAGAACCATTTTAGGATCAAATggctttaaacaataaaaatcaaatctttaaatgtccATTTTAACTAGGCTCGTGCATTTAAagataaaaagtcagaaatgtgGAATATAAGTCTCGACTCCAGTTCATGcatttatattagtttattacactttttaaatcAACTGTCTCCAGCCATTTTAGAAGTAGATGAACTATCATAAGAATAAGGCAGCAACATAGAAATCCAAATACACACTAAGGTTAAACTCAGTTTTAAATTATTCtacatttatcttaaaaaaaaataataataataataataatttaaaaggttTTCCAAGTTTATATGCAATCATTCTGAAATAATCCTCATAATGACACAGTAGAAAGTTATAAACACACTCCCCcctattttttattgatttgtttaattcCTATTGCTACTCATGCTAAGGTCTTCCTGAGCTTGAAATGGCACAAACTGCACCATTGGGATTCCTAGCACATTTCTACAGACATAAATAACAAGAACAACACAAGTAAACAAGGAGATCTTTTTGCAAGAGCTTTATAAAACAATATCACACTGTACAGTTGATGAtttgaagttgtttttttttttttacatttaattccaGAAAATCATAAAGCAGACACATGCTATTTACTAATTTCTGTTTCTCAGCATTTGAGATTTAATGGCACACATAACTTTAATGTCACAGTAATGATACTGCAAAGAAACAACCTCATGATCACCGCAGACGACCATTATGCATTCTACAATCAATACAGTCAGAATAAGACATCAGAGGTATAATCTGTCAAACTGATATTAACCTGCATGGATATTAATTTCAAATAGGTTCATTCAGTCCCAGAAAACCAGTTACATGATCATGCACACTATAAAGGTTGTGCTATTTTAATGATATGGCTGTTGAGTTGTTTGAACAGGGAAGATTGCTACTTTACAAAAACTTTGTGCCGATCACTCCCCTGAGCGTAAAGTTGCGGTATAAAAATATTCCAACCCAGTATACAAAAATGTTACATTCTGGAGTATATTTCCATATCAAAATGTAGCAGTGACAtgtctaaaacacattttcaccTTTTACTTGAGTTTAGAGAAGACTGTTAAATTCAGTCCTGCAGTAATATGACATCAACGTTGTCATGTACTCCTTGCAGTAAGAGCTCCCCTTCGAACGCGATGACCTTCTTTCGCTTGGCCGCTTTCAGCGTTCCGACCAGAGCTTCAAAGAGGTTGGCGCACTGGTCATCATTAAACAAGACTCCAAATTTGACGCTGATCTTCCCATCTGCATCTGTGAGACAGTGAGAGTGGTCAAGGCTCGctctaaataattaattaacaacCATGAACATTTATATTCTTAATAAAGCACTAAACCAACATAGAACCAGTGTTGgcaaatttcaaaagaaaaacgAGCACAGAGAGACAAATACCACAATGACACCTGCATTTGTGTCAACTAATAGAAATTAAACAactaaagactggagtgatgcctgctgaaaattcagctttgccatcacaggaataaattagtttaaaatatattaaactatatttaaaaaatcttattttaaatgttaataatatttacaataatgtGATCAAATAAACGCAACGTTGGTGagaataaaatacttatttcaaaaacattgcaaaacaAACTTAATTAGATAAATGTATAAGATGCTCTTTGACAATAGAAAAGCAGATCAAaccaaacattttaatgtttaattttcgAATCAAATTTTCactcattttaatatcattatttggAATCGGCAAAACAGGGCAAAATAAGCATTTTCAATGGTGGTCTCAGACGTTATACCAACAATGATGTTGATTAAAAACAGCACAAGACTTACTTTTACTGCCCAATCGACGGATCTCATCAACGAGCAGTGTAACTTCATGTTCCACATTCATTTTTTTGTCACTGAAAGTATATGTGCATGTTAATATTCTAATTTACTCTATTTTACTGTATTCAATCATTGAAAGACTTTAGGTcaagggtgtcaaactcagttcctggagggtcACAGTCTtgcacagtttagatataaccctaattaaacacgaAATCTAATCATTttggcttatttgaaaactacatgatataagtgctggagcagggttagaacttaactctgcagggctgcggccctccaggaactgagtttgacacacCTGCTTTAGGATATATTGAGATTCCGATAGTCTAGCTTTGGGTCATGCAATGCTGATTCATGTTTGAATATGTAAACATATTACAGGAATATTAAATAGTTCGTTTAAAACGTCCTAAGCATTCTTACGTGGATTACAACAGTAAACACGTGCTGAATAATAAATAGCTAATCTGATTTTAATTCTTTACACGCTTCATTTAGCGCCCTCTCTGGATGAGTTGAGAATTGCAACACCGCACCCCACCGGTTTATTGCAGATGCTGCCCATATAAAGATTATAATTACTTATCATCTTGAATTTTGCTTGAGAAAATAATACGTGTGGCCTACAAGCCAAACCGCTGGTTAAACATAA is a window of Carassius auratus strain Wakin chromosome 45, ASM336829v1, whole genome shotgun sequence DNA encoding:
- the LOC113062833 gene encoding costars family protein ABRACL, which codes for MNVEHEVTLLVDEIRRLGSKNADGKISVKFGVLFNDDQCANLFEALVGTLKAAKRKKVIAFEGELLLQGVHDNVDVILLQD